In Xanthomonas sp. SI, the following are encoded in one genomic region:
- a CDS encoding sigma-70 family RNA polymerase sigma factor: MDVATGKEEGDAGRFARADEMFTRAWRNALPDLRRRALRLANGRMDAAEDLLSDTAVKALLFMRRSPEAMTDAQGFLFVVLRHVFLDAVRRRRGGEPLDRQHEAHDVDTVADQGMTALQRAELSDQMERVVAAVAALTREQRRLFGYRFVEELPYPVIANLLSINQPLVRKRVELLRKRLRLALVAE, from the coding sequence ATGGATGTGGCAACGGGGAAAGAAGAAGGGGATGCCGGCCGTTTCGCCAGGGCCGACGAGATGTTTACCCGGGCATGGCGCAACGCCTTGCCGGATTTGCGCAGGCGTGCGTTGCGGCTGGCCAACGGGCGCATGGATGCGGCGGAAGACCTGCTGTCGGATACCGCGGTGAAGGCGCTGCTGTTCATGCGCCGCTCGCCGGAGGCGATGACCGATGCGCAGGGATTCCTGTTCGTGGTGCTGCGCCACGTGTTCCTGGACGCGGTCAGGCGTCGTCGTGGCGGCGAGCCGCTGGATCGGCAACACGAGGCGCACGACGTGGACACGGTGGCCGACCAGGGCATGACCGCGCTGCAGCGCGCCGAGTTGAGCGATCAGATGGAACGCGTGGTCGCCGCGGTGGCGGCGCTGACCCGCGAACAGCGGCGCCTGTTCGGCTACCGCTTCGTCGAGGAATTGCCGTATCCGGTGATCGCCAACTTGCTCAGCATCAACCAGCCGCTGGTGCGCAAGCGCGTGGAGTTGCTGCGCAAGCGCCTGCGCCTGGCGCTGGTGGCGGAGTGA
- a CDS encoding RebB family R body protein: MADNTLVNSQITDAVTQTNVKVVAEAPAQAIASLYQVSSHSTGLALQNAVYSQQALNQISTAVVSKAVALIMAIGEK; this comes from the coding sequence ATGGCAGACAACACGCTCGTCAATTCGCAGATCACCGATGCGGTCACCCAGACCAACGTCAAGGTGGTGGCCGAGGCGCCCGCCCAGGCGATCGCTTCGCTGTACCAGGTCTCCAGCCACTCCACCGGGCTGGCTTTGCAGAACGCGGTGTATAGCCAGCAAGCGCTCAACCAGATCTCCACCGCGGTGGTGTCCAAGGCGGTGGCGCTGATCATGGCGATCGGCGAGAAGTGA
- a CDS encoding copper homeostasis protein CutC has product MGLEVAADSIGSALAAQAGGAMRVELCGGLDGGGLTPSFGTLAVLRDRLTIPLYVLIRPRVGDFVFDAAEVEAMRRDVEQCVRLGCDGVVLGALDPAGEVDMATMRVLIAAAGSLGVTFHRAIDVSADPRRALEDAIALGCERVLTSGARETAEEGAALIAELVQQAGTRLSVMPGSGVSDTNLARLRALTGAREFHGSARGPLASQALMQHPHVRSLGGDRMQTDVERVRRMVALLAE; this is encoded by the coding sequence ATGGGACTCGAAGTGGCCGCCGATTCGATCGGTTCGGCGCTGGCGGCGCAAGCCGGCGGGGCGATGCGGGTGGAACTGTGCGGCGGCCTGGATGGCGGCGGGCTGACGCCGTCGTTCGGCACGCTGGCGGTGCTGCGCGATCGCTTGACCATTCCGCTGTACGTGCTGATTCGCCCGCGAGTCGGCGATTTCGTGTTCGACGCCGCGGAAGTGGAGGCGATGCGCCGCGACGTGGAGCAGTGCGTGCGGCTGGGTTGCGATGGGGTGGTGTTGGGGGCGCTGGATCCGGCTGGGGAAGTGGATATGGCGACGATGCGGGTGCTGATCGCGGCGGCCGGGTCGCTCGGCGTCACCTTTCATCGCGCCATCGATGTCAGTGCCGATCCGCGACGTGCGTTGGAGGATGCGATCGCGCTGGGTTGCGAGCGGGTGCTGACCTCGGGTGCGCGCGAGACGGCGGAGGAGGGCGCTGCGCTGATCGCCGAACTTGTCCAGCAGGCGGGCACGCGCTTGAGCGTGATGCCGGGATCGGGGGTATCCGATACCAATTTGGCGCGGCTGCGTGCGCTGACCGGCGCGCGCGAGTTCCATGGTTCGGCGCGTGGGCCGCTGGCGTCGCAGGCGCTGATGCAGCATCCGCATGTGCGCAGCCTGGGCGGCGATCGCATGCAGACCGATGTGGAGCGGGTGCGGCGGATGGTGGCGTTGCTGGCGGAGTAG
- a CDS encoding RHS repeat-associated core domain-containing protein, with product MERFFASARIARPLCHFFGLFCLAWLTLDNTALAAGSARQQNPACGYNACDEASAYAECSDELSLAKKDSGLQPWVQGLICYNGHGRNSYNIVHSDPLGLDAGLNDYQNGFAYVAGTAPLNPGSVLGVPRCREQCFGDPINAGVGNKFETHVEYRGEGVFPLSLALTYNSSRGISYYPEELKVFGRNRTHSYLRRINYFDTSSGPVVYVSRPGGEALRFTQSGSGWVPDVPGDGQLSMSVDGGGAIAGWQLRENKGDVEIFDAKGQLSEIQDVSGFRQVLAYDDAGRLASVRDAVGRAMRFEYGADGLVSGVWLPDGQQLRFYYTASKDLERVSYPDGHEVKYLYDEPDHISGYAPAGMYTGFIDEQQQRYSTTSYAKSLYGSDAKALETYLGDAVDRHMADYAFADGETYTTAAAITSSLGSVKTISFALVDGIVSPVSIVQSCDSCTPQDVSYEYAADGQVSSITRSGVITSYVYNARGLLDARVEASNDAAGKKRTTQTDWNPDFAAPLERRIYNAAGALTEKSTWTYNVRGQALTVSRTDPAAGTVRTSTTKYCEQADLDAGACPLLGLVTTVDGPRSDVMDRFAYTYYSADDSTCTSAPTICPHRRGDLWKVTNALGQVTEYLSYDGAGRVLSVKDANGTITDYSYHPRGWLTASKVRGADDTSESDDHITRIDYWPTGLVKQVTQPDGAFTAFTYDAAHRLTDIADNVGNTLHYTLDNAGNRVKEDTKDAAGTLKRTLSRVYNQLGQLATQATASGDPTDFGYDANGNTTAVTDALGHKTQNDYDPLNRLARTLQDVGGIAAETKFGYDALDNLTKVTDPKGLDTTYAYNGLGDLTKLTSPDTGVTTYTYDSAGNRATQTDARNIKTTYSYDALNRLTKVAYPTTSLNVSYTYDVSQTTCANGETYAVGRLARMQDSSGSTDYCYDRFGDLVRKVQTTNGKVFVLRYAYTKAGQLSRLTYPDGAAVDYVRNAQGQTTEVGVTPAGGPRQVLLGNATYYPFGPVASWSYGNGRPMQRVLDQDYRPLAVSDTRSDGLSTGFAFDPAGNLSALTAAGNTAPVVSLDYDALGRLTAFKDGPTGTVIDGYSYDATGNRLSAKVNTTTQSYTYPTTNHRLSAVAGTARTYDAIGNTLSIGGTAQEFAYDATGRMSQAKRAGTVVMKYGYNGRGEQVRRVDKTNTYTLYDESGHWLGNYDANGASLQQAIWLDDLPVGVLAKNSLRYVQPDHLGTPRAVIDPVRDVAIWKWDLKGEAFGNTPPDQDPDKDGTTFVFDMRFPGQRYDSATGFNQNYFRDYDPGTGRYGQSDPIGLEGGFSTYSYVEAAPFRYSDIFGLVKHTSGRWIDCGKGCRIRIDFTYDEKTGRKARHLHWECKGAEGECGEYGGESHGGTWDDAPKSIKECALRNGFSGQSVTNENYSPMVQSPEISAGAKAAIYVGGAVIIIFSALTGAGS from the coding sequence ATGGAACGCTTCTTTGCCTCGGCTAGGATTGCAAGACCTTTGTGCCATTTTTTTGGATTGTTTTGTTTGGCATGGTTGACGCTAGACAATACAGCCCTGGCGGCGGGGTCGGCGCGTCAGCAGAATCCTGCATGCGGCTACAACGCGTGCGATGAGGCTTCTGCGTATGCGGAGTGTAGCGACGAACTATCTTTGGCCAAGAAGGATTCAGGGCTGCAGCCCTGGGTGCAGGGTCTGATCTGCTATAACGGCCATGGGCGTAATTCTTACAATATTGTTCACTCGGATCCGTTGGGGCTCGATGCGGGCCTTAACGACTATCAGAATGGATTCGCTTATGTGGCAGGAACGGCGCCGCTCAATCCTGGGTCGGTCCTGGGTGTGCCTCGCTGTCGGGAGCAGTGCTTCGGCGATCCGATCAATGCAGGTGTCGGCAATAAGTTCGAGACGCATGTCGAGTACCGGGGGGAAGGGGTTTTCCCGCTGTCCTTGGCATTGACCTATAACAGCTCGCGCGGGATTAGCTATTACCCTGAAGAGTTGAAGGTGTTCGGTCGAAATCGTACACATAGCTATTTGCGCCGCATCAACTATTTCGATACGTCTTCTGGTCCTGTCGTCTATGTTTCGCGCCCTGGCGGCGAGGCGCTGCGCTTCACTCAGTCTGGCTCGGGCTGGGTGCCGGATGTACCGGGCGATGGGCAGCTTTCCATGTCGGTAGATGGCGGAGGAGCCATCGCGGGTTGGCAGTTGCGTGAAAACAAGGGGGATGTGGAGATTTTTGATGCAAAAGGGCAATTGTCTGAAATCCAGGATGTGTCTGGATTCAGGCAAGTGCTCGCTTACGACGATGCGGGACGCCTTGCTTCTGTGAGGGATGCGGTCGGTCGAGCAATGCGATTCGAATACGGTGCCGACGGGCTGGTTAGTGGCGTGTGGTTGCCTGATGGGCAGCAGCTACGCTTTTACTACACGGCGAGCAAAGATCTGGAGCGGGTAAGTTATCCGGATGGGCACGAAGTGAAGTATCTGTACGACGAGCCAGACCATATCAGTGGCTATGCGCCGGCTGGAATGTATACGGGATTCATCGACGAGCAGCAGCAGCGTTACTCGACGACAAGTTATGCAAAGTCGCTCTATGGAAGCGATGCGAAGGCACTGGAGACATATCTTGGCGATGCCGTGGATCGACACATGGCGGACTATGCCTTCGCCGATGGCGAAACCTATACGACCGCTGCGGCCATTACATCTAGTCTAGGTAGTGTCAAGACGATCAGTTTTGCCTTGGTCGACGGTATCGTGTCGCCGGTCTCGATCGTGCAATCGTGCGATAGCTGTACGCCGCAAGACGTGTCTTATGAATATGCTGCCGACGGACAGGTCTCTAGCATCACGAGATCAGGCGTCATCACGAGTTATGTCTATAACGCCAGGGGTTTGTTGGACGCCCGTGTAGAGGCGTCCAATGATGCAGCGGGCAAGAAACGGACCACTCAGACCGATTGGAATCCGGATTTCGCCGCCCCGCTAGAGCGCCGAATCTACAATGCGGCAGGTGCGTTGACCGAAAAGTCAACATGGACCTACAACGTTCGCGGCCAAGCGCTGACAGTGTCCCGTACAGATCCCGCAGCCGGCACGGTCCGCACGTCCACCACGAAGTACTGCGAACAGGCCGATCTCGATGCAGGGGCTTGTCCGTTGCTGGGTTTGGTGACCACGGTCGATGGCCCGCGTAGCGATGTCATGGACCGTTTCGCCTACACGTACTATTCCGCCGACGACAGCACCTGCACCAGCGCGCCGACCATCTGCCCGCACCGCAGGGGCGACCTGTGGAAAGTCACCAACGCTTTGGGCCAGGTGACCGAGTACCTGTCCTACGACGGCGCCGGTCGTGTGCTGTCGGTGAAGGACGCCAACGGCACCATCACCGACTACAGCTACCACCCGCGCGGCTGGCTGACCGCCAGCAAGGTCCGCGGCGCCGACGACACCAGCGAGAGCGACGACCACATCACCCGCATCGACTACTGGCCGACCGGCCTGGTCAAGCAGGTGACCCAGCCGGATGGCGCCTTCACCGCTTTCACCTACGACGCGGCGCACCGCCTGACCGATATCGCCGACAACGTCGGCAACACGCTGCACTACACGCTGGACAACGCCGGCAACCGGGTCAAGGAAGACACCAAGGACGCGGCGGGGACGCTCAAGCGCACCCTGTCGCGGGTCTACAACCAGCTCGGCCAGCTGGCCACGCAGGCCACCGCCAGCGGCGACCCGACCGACTTCGGCTATGACGCCAACGGCAACACCACGGCGGTCACCGATGCGCTGGGGCACAAGACCCAGAACGACTACGACCCGCTCAACCGCCTGGCGCGCACGCTCCAGGACGTCGGCGGCATCGCGGCCGAAACCAAATTCGGCTACGACGCGCTCGACAACCTCACCAAGGTCACCGATCCCAAGGGCCTGGACACCACCTATGCCTACAATGGCCTGGGCGACCTGACCAAGCTCACCAGCCCGGACACTGGGGTCACCACCTATACCTACGACAGCGCCGGCAACCGCGCCACGCAGACCGATGCGCGCAACATCAAGACCACCTACAGCTACGACGCGCTCAACCGGCTGACCAAGGTGGCCTATCCAACCACCAGCCTCAACGTCAGCTACACCTACGACGTCAGCCAGACCACATGCGCCAACGGTGAGACCTACGCGGTCGGCCGCCTGGCCCGCATGCAGGACAGCAGCGGCAGCACCGACTACTGCTACGACCGCTTCGGCGACCTGGTGCGCAAGGTCCAGACCACCAACGGCAAGGTGTTCGTGCTGCGCTACGCCTATACCAAGGCGGGTCAGCTGAGCCGGCTGACCTATCCCGACGGTGCGGCAGTGGACTACGTACGCAACGCTCAGGGCCAGACCACGGAAGTGGGCGTGACCCCGGCCGGCGGCCCGCGGCAGGTGTTGCTGGGCAATGCGACCTATTACCCGTTCGGCCCGGTGGCGAGCTGGTCCTACGGCAACGGCCGTCCAATGCAGCGCGTGCTGGACCAGGACTACCGCCCGCTGGCAGTCAGCGACACCCGCAGCGACGGCCTGAGCACCGGCTTCGCGTTCGACCCGGCCGGCAACCTCAGTGCCCTGACCGCGGCGGGCAACACCGCGCCGGTGGTCAGCCTGGACTACGATGCACTGGGTCGTCTGACCGCGTTCAAGGACGGCCCGACCGGCACGGTGATCGACGGCTATAGCTACGACGCCACCGGCAACCGGCTCAGTGCCAAGGTCAATACCACCACGCAGAGCTACACCTATCCGACCACCAACCATCGCCTGAGCGCGGTGGCCGGCACGGCTCGCACCTACGACGCGATCGGCAATACCCTCTCCATCGGCGGCACGGCGCAGGAGTTCGCCTACGATGCTACGGGCCGGATGAGCCAGGCCAAGCGTGCCGGCACGGTGGTGATGAAGTACGGCTACAACGGCCGCGGCGAGCAGGTGCGTCGGGTGGACAAGACCAACACCTACACGCTGTACGACGAGAGCGGACACTGGTTGGGCAACTACGACGCCAACGGCGCGTCGCTGCAGCAGGCGATCTGGCTAGACGACCTGCCGGTGGGCGTGCTGGCCAAGAACAGCCTGCGCTACGTGCAGCCCGACCATCTAGGGACGCCGCGCGCAGTGATCGACCCGGTGCGCGACGTTGCGATTTGGAAATGGGACCTCAAGGGCGAAGCCTTCGGCAACACCCCACCGGACCAGGACCCGGACAAGGACGGCACGACGTTCGTGTTCGACATGCGTTTCCCGGGGCAGCGCTATGACTCAGCGACGGGGTTCAACCAGAACTACTTCCGGGACTACGACCCCGGGACCGGGCGGTATGGGCAGAGTGATCCCATTGGGTTAGAGGGCGGCTTCAGCACTTACTCATATGTTGAGGCTGCACCATTTCGCTATAGCGATATCTTCGGCCTTGTAAAGCATACTTCTGGTCGCTGGATAGATTGCGGAAAAGGCTGCAGGATAAGGATAGATTTTACATACGATGAGAAGACAGGAAGAAAGGCAAGGCACTTGCATTGGGAGTGCAAAGGTGCGGAGGGGGAGTGTGGTGAATATGGTGGAGAATCTCATGGCGGAACATGGGATGATGCTCCTAAATCCATTAAAGAATGTGCTCTAAGGAACGGTTTCTCAGGGCAGTCAGTCACTAATGAAAATTACTCTCCCATGGTTCAATCGCCGGAAATTAGCGCTGGTGCAAAAGCTGCAATTTATGTTGGTGGGGCTGTCATAATAATATTTAGTGCCTTAACGGGAGCGGGAAGCTGA
- a CDS encoding RebB family R body protein yields MAYPTAVNNQITDAVTQSNVKVIGEAPAFAMGSIYQSLAHSSGILYENAVASQQQQNTLAQAANNQGVMQIYTLDTTAAAGASEKVAQTGVSDNLTSLMTVLQAFKGGTPAGL; encoded by the coding sequence ATGGCTTATCCCACCGCAGTCAACAACCAGATCACCGATGCCGTCACCCAGTCCAACGTCAAGGTCATCGGCGAGGCGCCGGCCTTCGCCATGGGCTCGATCTACCAGAGCCTGGCGCACTCCAGCGGCATCCTGTACGAAAACGCGGTCGCCTCCCAGCAGCAGCAGAACACGCTGGCGCAGGCGGCCAACAACCAGGGCGTGATGCAGATCTACACCCTGGATACCACCGCCGCGGCGGGGGCGTCGGAGAAGGTCGCGCAGACCGGTGTGTCCGACAACCTCACCAGCCTGATGACCGTGCTGCAGGCGTTCAAGGGCGGCACGCCGGCGGGTCTCTGA
- a CDS encoding Crp/Fnr family transcriptional regulator, producing MDVLAVAAPTAEDIADPIHGSAGLQPHATDDGYRSLLERSMLFQGLPGGLLDHLLDHASECELAPGAVLFFKHDPSSFVGVLVRGRLYKVLYGPDGQELIVGTIEPGGLVDEAALLEPHGRSFTAIAFGASTVLKLSRRHFATLLAAPVLHQRIDALLRLRLRQTLDSLESMCLHRLEVRLARYVLRQLEVQEWQRGGSCAIALPPNQSILAAMLNVSRSKLNAQLQQWKRSGLVSRRRNLLRIHDLDALRAKAYLHANAPPRTPAWHGEDGLRPAPCLPLLPCSG from the coding sequence ATGGACGTTCTTGCAGTCGCCGCGCCGACGGCCGAAGACATCGCCGATCCGATCCACGGCAGCGCCGGCCTGCAGCCGCATGCAACGGACGATGGCTACCGCTCGCTGCTGGAGCGGTCGATGCTGTTTCAAGGATTGCCTGGCGGACTGCTCGACCATCTCCTCGACCACGCCAGCGAATGCGAGTTGGCGCCCGGCGCCGTGCTGTTCTTCAAGCACGACCCGAGCAGTTTCGTCGGCGTGCTGGTGCGTGGACGCCTGTACAAGGTGCTGTATGGCCCCGATGGGCAGGAGTTGATCGTCGGCACCATCGAACCGGGTGGGTTGGTGGACGAGGCTGCACTGCTCGAACCGCACGGGCGCAGCTTCACCGCCATCGCCTTCGGCGCCAGCACCGTGCTGAAGCTGTCGCGCCGCCATTTCGCCACGCTGCTGGCCGCGCCGGTGTTGCACCAGCGCATCGACGCACTGTTGCGCCTGCGTCTGCGGCAGACGCTGGACAGCCTGGAAAGCATGTGCCTGCACCGGCTGGAAGTGCGCCTGGCGCGCTACGTGCTGCGCCAGCTGGAGGTGCAGGAGTGGCAGCGCGGCGGCAGCTGCGCGATCGCGCTGCCGCCCAACCAGAGCATCCTGGCGGCGATGCTCAACGTCAGCCGCTCCAAGCTCAATGCGCAGCTGCAGCAATGGAAGCGCAGCGGCCTGGTCAGCCGCCGCCGCAACCTGCTGCGCATCCACGACCTCGACGCACTGCGCGCCAAGGCATACCTGCACGCCAACGCGCCGCCGCGCACGCCGGCCTGGCACGGCGAGGACGGACTGCGGCCGGCCCCGTGCCTGCCGTTGTTGCCTTGCAGCGGCTAG
- a CDS encoding N(4)-(beta-N-acetylglucosaminyl)-L-asparaginase, giving the protein MHERRHFLKTAAFGAIATGLAAALPRARAAASSGVAPLPRGAARVISTWDFGIAANQAAWQVLSRGGAALDAVEAGVRVPEADPDNPTVGLGGYPDRDGRVTLDACIMDHTGGCGSVAALEDIVHAISVARRVMEKTPHVMLVGDGALQFALAQGFERTKLLTPSSEKAWQEWLKKSEYKPEANIENRAYQKGTLPGGKDNHDTIGMLALDAHGNLSGACTTSGMAWKMHGRVGDSPIIGAGLYVDNEVGGATSTGVGEEVIRNVGSFAVVEMMRQGKSPAEACREVVMRIVRRKPQLTRDLQVGFLAMNKRGEVGAFAIQPGFSYAVCDAQRQDLLLPGQSHFAKPAA; this is encoded by the coding sequence ATGCACGAACGCCGCCACTTCCTCAAGACCGCCGCCTTCGGCGCTATCGCCACCGGCCTGGCCGCCGCGCTGCCGCGCGCACGGGCCGCGGCCAGCAGCGGCGTCGCACCGCTGCCGCGTGGCGCGGCGCGGGTGATCTCGACCTGGGATTTCGGGATCGCGGCCAACCAGGCGGCGTGGCAGGTGCTGTCGCGCGGTGGTGCGGCGCTGGATGCAGTGGAGGCCGGGGTACGGGTGCCGGAGGCCGACCCCGACAATCCGACAGTGGGGCTGGGCGGCTATCCCGATCGCGATGGGCGGGTCACGCTCGATGCCTGCATCATGGATCACACCGGCGGCTGCGGGTCGGTGGCGGCGCTGGAGGACATCGTGCATGCGATCTCGGTGGCGCGGCGGGTGATGGAGAAGACGCCGCACGTGATGCTGGTCGGCGACGGCGCGCTGCAGTTCGCGCTGGCGCAGGGCTTCGAGCGCACCAAGTTGCTGACGCCGTCGTCGGAGAAGGCGTGGCAGGAGTGGCTGAAGAAATCCGAGTACAAGCCGGAAGCGAACATCGAGAACCGCGCCTACCAGAAGGGCACGCTGCCCGGGGGCAAGGACAACCACGACACCATCGGCATGCTGGCGCTGGACGCGCACGGCAATCTGTCCGGGGCCTGCACCACCAGCGGCATGGCGTGGAAGATGCACGGGCGGGTCGGCGACAGTCCGATCATCGGTGCGGGTCTTTACGTCGATAACGAGGTGGGCGGCGCGACCTCGACCGGGGTCGGCGAGGAGGTGATCCGCAATGTCGGCAGTTTCGCGGTGGTGGAGATGATGCGCCAGGGCAAGAGCCCGGCCGAGGCCTGCCGGGAGGTGGTGATGCGCATCGTGCGGCGCAAGCCGCAGTTGACCCGCGACCTGCAGGTCGGTTTCCTGGCGATGAACAAGCGCGGCGAGGTCGGTGCGTTCGCAATCCAGCCCGGTTTCAGTTACGCGGTCTGCGATGCGCAGCGGCAGGATCTGTTGCTGCCGGGACAGAGCCATTTCGCGAAGCCGGCCGCATGA
- a CDS encoding sialidase family protein, which translates to MMYPTLLPLLSLFAVRAIAAPAPTIPTLGPPSPIVYSEFVNAAAPTAQCHASTLLETRDGLLAAWFGGRHEGADDVGIWVARRDAHGWQPAQRVADGKQPQGTPLPAWNPVLFQPAKGPLRLFYKVGPDPKRWWGMQITSHDGGAHWSAPERLPEGILGPIKNKPVQLADGRILSPSSSEDAGWVAHMEWSDDNGAHWTRGPALNDPARIGAIQPSVLVHTDGSVQAVGRSQQNHVFSTWSHDHGRSWGPMTLLDLANPNSGTDAVVLADGRSLLVYNPTEAGKDWWDGRGTLAVALSADGSHWTRVLTLEDSAKDEFSYPAVIQTRDGLVHISYTWKRTRIKHVVLDPKRLSAAAAQSGGKE; encoded by the coding sequence ATGATGTACCCGACGCTGCTCCCGCTCCTGTCGCTGTTCGCAGTGCGCGCGATCGCCGCGCCCGCGCCGACCATCCCCACGCTCGGCCCACCCTCGCCGATCGTCTACAGCGAATTCGTCAACGCCGCTGCGCCGACCGCGCAGTGCCATGCCTCGACCCTGCTGGAAACCCGCGACGGCCTGCTCGCCGCGTGGTTCGGCGGGCGCCACGAGGGCGCCGACGATGTCGGCATCTGGGTCGCGCGGCGCGACGCGCATGGTTGGCAGCCGGCGCAGCGCGTGGCCGACGGCAAGCAGCCGCAGGGCACGCCGTTGCCGGCATGGAACCCGGTGCTGTTCCAGCCGGCAAAGGGACCGCTGCGGCTGTTCTACAAGGTCGGCCCGGACCCGAAGCGCTGGTGGGGCATGCAGATCACCTCCCACGATGGCGGCGCGCACTGGTCTGCGCCCGAGCGCCTGCCCGAGGGCATCCTCGGCCCGATCAAGAACAAGCCGGTGCAACTGGCCGACGGCCGCATCCTCAGCCCCAGCAGCAGCGAGGACGCCGGCTGGGTCGCGCACATGGAGTGGTCAGACGACAACGGCGCGCACTGGACCCGCGGCCCGGCCTTGAACGACCCGGCGCGGATCGGCGCGATCCAGCCCAGCGTGCTGGTGCACACGGACGGCAGCGTGCAGGCGGTGGGCCGCAGCCAGCAGAACCATGTGTTCAGCACCTGGTCGCACGACCACGGCCGCAGCTGGGGGCCGATGACCTTGCTTGACCTGGCCAACCCCAACTCCGGCACCGACGCCGTGGTCCTGGCCGACGGCCGCTCGCTGCTGGTCTACAACCCCACCGAAGCCGGCAAGGACTGGTGGGACGGCCGCGGCACCCTGGCGGTCGCCCTGTCCGCCGACGGCAGCCACTGGACCCGCGTCCTGACCCTGGAAGACAGCGCCAAGGACGAATTCTCCTATCCAGCGGTGATCCAGACCCGCGACGGCCTGGTGCACATCAGCTACACCTGGAAACGCACCCGCATCAAGCACGTGGTGCTGGACCCGAAGCGGTTGAGCGCGGCCGCGGCGCAGTCGGGCGGCAAGGAGTGA
- a CDS encoding HEAT repeat domain-containing protein, whose protein sequence is MEIALRVSDKSFDELMALFFCEISDDDDFYDIVAVQLAAGYRQQLEMMLDSLSVKRLRAGICGLGIISSAESDSVIKKFISHDEPLIVAAAIDGLRLIGAADWSAVSWQLQHPSPFVRGATLRFAKDRLGEEALPLLLRGLHDEDAIVRENAIDELDGLISSDSAYLISPYLDDPSAHVRQAAKSLLDSID, encoded by the coding sequence ATGGAGATTGCGTTGAGGGTTTCTGATAAATCTTTCGATGAATTAATGGCATTGTTTTTTTGTGAAATATCAGATGATGACGATTTCTACGATATTGTCGCTGTTCAGTTGGCGGCAGGATATCGGCAGCAATTGGAAATGATGCTAGACAGTCTTTCTGTCAAACGGCTGCGTGCAGGAATATGTGGCTTGGGAATAATTTCTTCTGCCGAAAGTGATTCAGTTATAAAAAAATTCATCAGCCATGATGAGCCTTTGATAGTCGCTGCTGCTATTGACGGACTCAGGCTTATTGGTGCTGCGGATTGGTCTGCAGTTTCGTGGCAGCTGCAGCATCCTTCTCCGTTTGTTCGCGGCGCTACCCTTCGCTTTGCAAAAGACAGGCTGGGTGAAGAAGCTTTGCCTTTGTTGTTGCGTGGGCTTCATGATGAAGACGCGATCGTGCGAGAAAATGCAATTGATGAGTTGGATGGGCTTATTTCGTCTGATAGTGCTTATCTCATAAGTCCTTATCTTGATGACCCCTCAGCCCATGTTAGGCAGGCAGCCAAGTCTCTATTGGACTCTATTGATTGA
- a CDS encoding RebB family R body protein, giving the protein MAFPTAVNDQITDAVTQSNVKVIGEAPAFAMASIYQSMAHSTGILFENAVSAQQQQNTLAQAAANQGVMQIYSLDTTAAAGATEKVAQTGVSDNLTSLLTVLHAFTNK; this is encoded by the coding sequence ATGGCATTTCCAACCGCCGTCAACGACCAGATCACCGATGCGGTCACCCAGTCCAACGTCAAGGTCATCGGCGAAGCGCCGGCCTTTGCGATGGCGTCGATCTACCAGAGCATGGCGCACTCGACCGGCATCCTGTTCGAGAACGCCGTCTCGGCGCAGCAGCAGCAGAACACCCTGGCCCAGGCCGCGGCCAACCAGGGCGTGATGCAGATCTACAGCCTGGATACCACCGCCGCCGCCGGCGCCACCGAGAAGGTCGCGCAGACCGGTGTCTCCGACAACCTCACCAGCCTGCTGACCGTGCTCCACGCGTTCACCAATAAGTAA